In Vibrio diazotrophicus, the following proteins share a genomic window:
- the dnaN gene encoding DNA polymerase III subunit beta, with product MKFTIERSHFIKPLQQVSGTLGGRASLPILGNLLIKVEDNQLSMTATDLEVELISRVTLEGDFEAGSITVPARKFLDICRGLPDSAVITVLLEGDRIQVRSGRSRFSLATLPANDFPNIEDWQSEVEISLTQAELRGLIEKTQFSMANQDVRYYLNGMLFEIDGSTLRSVATDGHRMAVSQTELGADFAHKQIILPRKGVLELVKLLDAPEQSVVLQIGSSNLRADVNNFVFTSKLVDGRFPDYRRVMPQSTNKVLLANCDELRQCFSRAAILSNEKFRGVRVNLDENEMRITANNPEQEEAEEVLDVTFEGDAIEIGFNVSYILDVLNTLRCDNVRISMSDANASALVENAEDDSAMYVVMPIRL from the coding sequence ATGAAATTTACTATCGAACGTAGCCACTTCATTAAACCTCTACAACAAGTTTCCGGCACTTTAGGTGGCCGAGCGTCACTGCCTATATTAGGTAATTTGCTGATTAAAGTTGAAGACAATCAATTGTCGATGACGGCAACGGATTTAGAAGTTGAACTGATCAGCCGAGTGACGTTGGAAGGGGATTTTGAAGCAGGCAGCATTACCGTTCCGGCGCGTAAATTTCTCGATATTTGCCGAGGTCTTCCTGACTCAGCGGTAATCACTGTGCTGTTAGAAGGTGATCGCATTCAAGTTCGTTCTGGGCGAAGCCGATTCTCATTAGCGACTCTGCCAGCGAACGACTTCCCAAATATCGAAGATTGGCAAAGTGAAGTTGAAATTTCACTCACTCAGGCAGAGCTTCGTGGTTTGATAGAGAAAACGCAATTTTCGATGGCAAACCAAGACGTGCGTTACTACCTAAACGGTATGCTGTTTGAAATTGATGGCAGCACGCTTCGTTCAGTGGCAACTGATGGTCACCGTATGGCGGTTTCTCAAACCGAATTAGGTGCAGATTTTGCTCATAAGCAAATCATCCTACCGCGTAAAGGTGTATTGGAATTAGTGAAGCTGCTGGATGCTCCAGAGCAATCTGTGGTACTGCAAATTGGTAGCTCAAATCTGCGTGCAGATGTGAACAATTTTGTTTTCACTTCTAAGCTGGTTGATGGTCGTTTCCCTGATTATCGACGCGTAATGCCGCAAAGTACCAACAAAGTATTGCTTGCTAACTGTGATGAGTTGCGTCAGTGTTTTTCACGCGCTGCGATTTTATCGAATGAAAAATTCCGTGGTGTGCGAGTGAATCTTGATGAAAACGAAATGCGCATTACAGCAAACAACCCAGAACAGGAAGAAGCGGAAGAGGTGTTAGATGTTACCTTCGAAGGAGACGCCATTGAGATCGGCTTCAACGTAAGCTATATCCTCGATGTGTTGAATACCCTTCGTTGTGATAACGTACGTATCTCTATGTCAGATGCTAATGCCAGTGCGCTGGTGGAAAATGCGGAAGATGACAGCGCGATGTACGTCGTGATGCCAATTCGCCTGTAA